In Phragmites australis chromosome 16, lpPhrAust1.1, whole genome shotgun sequence, one DNA window encodes the following:
- the LOC133896440 gene encoding transcription factor BHLH094-like: MEGRAGGDYIASLLSSSPRLDFGALGGVTVLDGAAAGGDGGDCLEKFCGDPGFAERAARLSSFNGQRFAGAGGLLGLPPTALAASNGEFAGSREASSVSDPASAMRDANAKKRKAPIGAKGKGKEPSCQAGEQKDPDAKRCKTEGGERKESPVKPKAEQAGSDSSVEDGGQKPGKEKNAKPVEPPKDYVHVRARRGQATDSHSLAERVRRERISQKMKVLQDLVPGCNKVIGKALMLDEIINYVQSLQRQVEFLSMKLATVNPLDFSNLPTLLQKDMFQACGPSASLVFSLESSSSGFLFSDQGDVFQSFVPNGMENQCTLNALDLAVSQTTNGQYAFQDGTPSSNMQQRNFWEEDLQSVLHIDNGQTSQENGVSAQSFHGQLQADHMKMEF; encoded by the exons ATGGAGGGCAGGGCCGGCGGCGACTACATTGCCAGCCTGCTGAGCTCGTCCCCGAGGCTCGACTTCGGTGCACTCGGCGGCGTGACGGTGCtggacggcgcggcggcgggtggcgacggcggggactgcCTGGAGAAGTTCTGCGGCGACCCGGGGTTCGCGGAGCGGGCGGCGCGGCTGTCCAGCTTCAACGGGCAGCGCTTCGCCGGCGCTGGCGGCCTCTTAGGGCTGCCGCCGACCGCACTCGCGGCGAGCAACGGCGAGTTCGCCGGTTCTCGGGAAGCGTCGTCTGTGTCCGACCCGGCATCGGCGATGAGGGACGCCAATGCCAAGAAGAGGAAGGCGCCGATCGGGGCCAAAGGCAAAGGCAAGGAGCCTTCTTGCCAG GCGGGGGAGCAGAAGGATCCGGATGCCAAGAGGTGCAAGACGGAGGGAGGCGAAAGGAAGGAGAGCCCCGTGAAGCCCAAGGCGGAGCAGGCCGGGAGCGACAGCTCCGTCGAGGACGGCGGGCAGAAGCCGGGGAAGGAGAAGAATGCCAAGCCGGTAGAACCCCCCAAGGACTACGTCCATGTCCGGGCAAGGAGAGGGCAGGCTACTGACAGCCACAGCCTCGCAGAGAGG GTAAGAAGAGAGAGGATCAGCCAGAAGATGAAGGTTCTCCAGGACCTGGTGCCCGGATGCAACAAG GTGATTGGCAAGGCACTCATGCTTGATGAGATCATAAACTATGTGCAATCGCTGCAACGGCAAGTCGAG TTCCTTTCTATGAAGCTAGCAACTGTGAATCCACTTGACTTCAGTAACCTGCCTACTCTCCTACAGAAAGAT ATGTTCCAAGCCTGTGGCCCTTCAGCGAGTTTGGTTTTCTCGCTGGAAAGTTCCAGTTCAGGTTTTCTATTTAGTGATCAAGGAGATGTTTTCCAATCGTTTGTGCCGAACGGCATGGAGAACCAATGCACCCTGAACGCCCTAGACCTGGCTGTGTCTCAGACTACCAATGGACAGTATGCTTTTCAGGATGGAACGCCCAGTTCAAACATGCAG CAAAGGAACTTCTGGGAGGAGGATCTCCAAAGTGTTCTCCATATTGACAATGGTCAAACTAGCCAGGAGAATGGGGTTTCAGCACAGAGCTTTCATG GTCAATTACAAGCAGACCACATGAAAATGGAGTTCTAA